From Anaerolineae bacterium, one genomic window encodes:
- a CDS encoding LysM peptidoglycan-binding domain-containing protein, with protein MNNKGIFLALGLSLVLLALVGCTRSATTALPPTPTLAAPETLGGGFPTPVGGRPGAGAGAMNAPTATAAAVATMMMQTLGPEAGGGAVDTPTSIPAGGTTPTPKPQPPTATPVPTTAGIPTITVPSSYTLHKGEYPYCLARRFNIDPNTLLAVNGLSRGQVVYPGTVLTIPQNAPPFPGNRAWHPHPDTYTVRVGDTIYSIACYYGDVSPEAIAAANGISVNTPLTPGQTLHIP; from the coding sequence ATGAACAACAAGGGGATCTTCCTCGCCTTAGGGCTTAGTCTCGTTTTGCTGGCTCTGGTTGGCTGCACCCGCTCGGCCACGACGGCCTTGCCGCCGACACCCACTCTGGCCGCGCCTGAAACCTTGGGCGGAGGCTTTCCCACGCCTGTGGGTGGCAGGCCAGGTGCAGGGGCCGGCGCGATGAACGCCCCCACCGCCACCGCTGCAGCCGTGGCGACCATGATGATGCAAACCTTAGGGCCAGAAGCCGGTGGTGGTGCCGTGGATACGCCCACCTCCATCCCTGCCGGGGGCACCACACCCACCCCAAAGCCTCAGCCCCCCACGGCCACCCCCGTGCCCACCACGGCCGGGATACCCACGATCACCGTGCCTTCCTCCTACACCCTTCACAAAGGGGAATACCCCTACTGCCTGGCGCGGCGGTTCAACATTGACCCGAACACCCTGCTGGCCGTCAACGGCCTGAGCCGGGGGCAGGTCGTCTATCCGGGTACCGTGCTGACCATCCCGCAAAACGCGCCGCCCTTCCCCGGCAACCGGGCCTGGCATCCGCATCCCGATACCTACACCGTGCGCGTGGGCGACACCATCTACTCCATCGCCTGCTACTACGGTGATGTCTCTCCCGAAGCCATTGCCGCGGCCAACGGCATCTCGGTCAACACGCCGTTGACCCCGGGGCAAACCCTCCACATCCCCTGA